From the Leptospira sp. WS60.C2 genome, one window contains:
- a CDS encoding DUF2225 domain-containing protein produces MSLAAAQSKKVSFRAKESTACPICDENHQKEQMFQGGGRLIAGKLAQDLRRLYEKNKKFGRVSPLDYVMTVCPRCLYSSFPKDWNALNPADNEAIRMATDTRRSYIEKILGPIDFTQDRQIVLGAASYLLGMDCYQLRGVSVAPTPKKAVCAIRGAWYFSDLHDEFPHIGYDKIRDLLYQKAAVIYGYTLELMQNGNEPVDQAAGMLGPDTDNNWGFDGVIYLNAFLTKKFKDQMAPNPEDQVLLLSRAKRTLARLYGSGKASKGKPGPIVEMTRELYDEYNALLEEMGGEK; encoded by the coding sequence ATGTCTTTAGCCGCTGCCCAGTCAAAAAAAGTATCTTTTCGTGCAAAAGAGTCTACAGCTTGCCCGATTTGTGATGAAAATCACCAAAAGGAGCAGATGTTCCAAGGGGGGGGGAGACTCATCGCCGGGAAATTGGCTCAAGATTTGCGTCGTCTTTACGAAAAAAATAAAAAATTTGGTCGAGTCAGTCCTCTGGATTATGTCATGACCGTATGCCCAAGGTGTCTTTATTCTTCTTTTCCAAAAGATTGGAATGCACTGAATCCAGCGGACAACGAAGCCATTCGTATGGCGACCGACACCCGTAGAAGTTACATTGAAAAAATTTTAGGACCTATCGATTTTACACAGGATCGCCAAATCGTGTTAGGTGCTGCATCTTATTTATTAGGAATGGATTGTTACCAACTGCGAGGTGTGAGTGTTGCCCCTACTCCCAAAAAAGCAGTTTGTGCCATCCGTGGTGCTTGGTATTTTTCAGACCTACATGATGAGTTTCCTCATATCGGTTATGATAAAATACGTGACCTACTCTACCAAAAAGCGGCCGTTATTTATGGATATACACTCGAGCTCATGCAAAATGGAAATGAGCCTGTGGACCAAGCGGCTGGAATGCTTGGACCTGATACCGACAACAATTGGGGCTTTGATGGTGTCATTTATCTGAATGCCTTTTTAACAAAAAAATTCAAAGACCAAATGGCTCCGAATCCAGAAGACCAGGTATTACTTCTCTCTCGTGCGAAACGAACACTTGCTAGGTTGTATGGTTCAGGGAAAGCAAGTAAAGGAAAACCAGGTCCAATTGTTGAAATGACACGCGAGTTGTATGATGAGTATAATGCGTTATTAGAAGAAATGGGAGGCGAGAAGTAA
- a CDS encoding lysophospholipid acyltransferase family protein — translation MKVYLRITLLVFGKAFPYLVRGVYHAITGNTEKRIKEFLAGTKIWALDVQNITKTKVLVLNEFTVPEKGHMIFLNHVNEMDFPYDCYVIRKPFLANQVIKKAWFAYWWMTAMGSQVFDNSKAMSIAVSVKSLIEGLKTTSYIVYPEGKNTYSEEIHPIKKGMVKIAFDQKIPVFVALKSGITTYQEYQKGNVVGYLALGIHDPKDFSNWEAFQDHIYNLMHSKKRELDEMMEIERKKIQTV, via the coding sequence ATGAAAGTGTATTTACGAATTACACTATTAGTATTTGGAAAAGCATTCCCTTATTTGGTTCGTGGTGTATATCATGCGATCACAGGAAATACCGAAAAAAGAATTAAAGAATTTTTGGCTGGGACAAAAATTTGGGCATTGGATGTTCAAAATATCACCAAAACAAAAGTATTAGTTCTAAATGAATTCACTGTCCCTGAAAAAGGTCATATGATTTTTCTCAATCATGTGAATGAAATGGATTTTCCTTACGATTGTTATGTGATTCGAAAACCGTTTTTGGCAAACCAAGTGATCAAAAAAGCATGGTTTGCCTATTGGTGGATGACCGCAATGGGTTCTCAAGTGTTTGATAATTCAAAAGCCATGTCCATCGCCGTGTCTGTGAAAAGCTTAATCGAAGGATTGAAAACTACATCATATATCGTTTATCCTGAAGGTAAAAACACGTATAGCGAAGAGATTCATCCCATCAAAAAAGGAATGGTGAAGATTGCCTTCGATCAAAAAATTCCTGTTTTTGTGGCACTTAAATCAGGTATCACAACCTACCAAGAGTACCAGAAAGGGAATGTAGTTGGATATCTCGCTCTTGGAATTCATGATCCTAAAGATTTCTCAAATTGGGAAGCATTTCAAGATCACATTTACAATTTGATGCATTCCAAAAAACGAGAGTTAGATGAAATGATGGAAATAGAAAGGAAAAAAATACAAACCGTTTAA
- a CDS encoding dual specificity protein phosphatase family protein, with product MSVIFGKKKWALYASGKLIDKIKSYIQKSKQLRIDYLKPVQDSKNVSIRKIGLTILPGRKDRGRILKEDLHTIQKEGISHILSLITEQEYIQYGVTELKTEIPKLGMIQKQISILDQKVPSIEQMTEIVEWMDSILIKDQKILIHCVGGLGRSGTVACAYLIWKFKMDAKSAIQTVRESRSERAVESHEQIRFLEQWERNIQT from the coding sequence ATGAGTGTAATCTTTGGCAAAAAAAAATGGGCGTTATATGCCAGTGGAAAACTCATTGATAAAATCAAATCTTACATTCAGAAATCAAAACAACTTAGAATTGATTATCTAAAGCCAGTTCAAGATTCAAAGAATGTTTCGATTCGCAAAATTGGACTTACCATTTTGCCGGGAAGGAAAGATCGCGGAAGAATTCTAAAAGAAGATTTACATACAATCCAAAAAGAAGGAATCTCCCATATCTTGAGTCTCATCACAGAACAAGAATACATCCAATACGGAGTTACTGAGCTAAAGACAGAAATTCCCAAATTGGGCATGATACAAAAACAAATTTCTATCCTAGACCAAAAGGTACCTAGCATAGAACAAATGACAGAAATAGTCGAATGGATGGATTCGATTCTTATTAAAGATCAAAAAATCCTAATCCATTGTGTGGGAGGACTTGGCCGGTCTGGGACGGTTGCTTGCGCTTATTTGATTTGGAAATTCAAAATGGATGCCAAATCGGCAATCCAAACAGTGAGAGAATCGCGAAGTGAGCGTGCTGTGGAATCACACGAACAAATCCGATTCTTAGAACAATGGGAACGAAACATACAAACTTAA
- a CDS encoding isochorismatase: MNSESAILFTQCLQNDFTSLLDKYDPLPNSLHVGYAEANRLLGEMIEDGPIFSLMDWAYESDPSQLKLIHIRDWHDTNSKTQEDHLLQFGYHCLKDTKGAEFVFQKWIESDPKRAKIVNASGLNDFVDTDLETILLPYKGKPLKVGITGVWTEAKVTFLCYDLKTRYPEFEIAVCSALTASSSLSMHFIALDQLKQILGVKVFSSIGAFTEFLTGNQPNLSKKISTNARISSEKLKLDPKYPISDLDKQILLYLFRDCKEVEFKTLDGGFSGNVVLKSKSVDHLGHAQVPCVVKIGNRDLIAKERTSFERIQEVLGNNAPSIVDFCELNDRGAIKYRYAAMLDGNVRTFQKIYGNMPDGTGLDRIIDIVFSEQLGRLFEAASSEKLNLLEYYDFQTKYAKSVRTRIETILGGPQTNRTIEIFPGQEVTNPCFFYEKDLLELKEYNAITHNTSYIHGDLNGANIIIDAQDNVWMIDFFHTHRGHIIRDLLKLENDILYIFCKIESEAELKEAVILTELLHNQEDLGIPLPFEPPINITNEKLRKAYRVIAKLRSYYPRLVKLDRDPYQMHVGALRYSMHTLSFDECNLWQKKMGVICQWKTH; encoded by the coding sequence ATGAATTCAGAATCAGCGATTTTATTTACTCAATGTTTGCAAAATGATTTTACCTCTCTTTTGGATAAATACGATCCGTTGCCAAATTCTTTGCATGTTGGGTACGCAGAAGCGAATCGACTATTGGGAGAAATGATTGAAGATGGACCAATTTTTTCTTTGATGGATTGGGCCTACGAATCAGATCCTAGCCAATTAAAACTCATTCACATACGCGATTGGCATGATACAAATTCCAAAACACAAGAAGACCATTTGCTTCAATTTGGATACCATTGCCTAAAGGATACTAAGGGAGCTGAGTTTGTATTTCAAAAATGGATCGAATCGGATCCAAAACGTGCAAAGATTGTCAATGCATCTGGGCTCAATGACTTTGTTGATACCGACTTGGAAACAATCCTTTTACCATACAAAGGGAAACCATTGAAAGTTGGAATCACAGGAGTATGGACAGAGGCCAAAGTTACTTTTTTATGTTATGATCTAAAAACTAGATATCCTGAATTCGAAATTGCCGTTTGTTCTGCACTCACAGCAAGTTCCTCATTGTCTATGCATTTTATTGCTTTAGACCAACTCAAACAAATATTAGGTGTGAAAGTGTTTTCCTCAATTGGTGCGTTTACCGAATTCTTAACTGGAAACCAACCCAATTTGAGCAAAAAAATATCCACCAATGCCAGGATCTCTAGCGAAAAATTGAAATTGGATCCAAAGTATCCTATTTCTGATTTAGACAAACAGATATTATTGTATCTTTTTCGAGATTGCAAAGAGGTTGAGTTTAAAACATTAGATGGAGGATTTTCAGGGAATGTCGTTTTAAAATCTAAATCCGTGGATCATCTGGGACATGCGCAAGTCCCTTGTGTTGTGAAAATTGGGAATAGAGATCTGATTGCCAAAGAACGAACATCGTTTGAAAGAATTCAGGAAGTATTGGGTAACAATGCTCCTTCGATTGTTGACTTTTGTGAACTCAATGACCGAGGTGCCATCAAATATCGATACGCAGCGATGTTAGACGGGAATGTGAGAACCTTCCAAAAGATTTATGGTAACATGCCAGACGGAACGGGTCTTGATCGGATCATAGACATCGTATTTAGTGAACAGTTGGGAAGATTGTTCGAAGCAGCATCTTCCGAAAAACTCAATTTATTAGAATATTATGACTTTCAGACCAAATATGCAAAATCAGTTCGTACAAGAATCGAAACCATTTTAGGAGGGCCACAAACCAATAGAACGATCGAAATTTTTCCAGGCCAAGAAGTAACAAACCCATGTTTCTTTTATGAAAAAGATCTTCTGGAACTAAAAGAATACAATGCCATTACGCATAACACTTCATATATCCATGGAGATTTAAATGGAGCGAATATCATTATAGATGCACAAGATAATGTGTGGATGATTGATTTTTTCCATACACACAGAGGCCATATCATTCGTGATTTACTAAAATTAGAGAATGATATTTTGTATATCTTTTGTAAAATAGAATCAGAAGCAGAGTTGAAAGAAGCAGTGATTCTCACCGAGCTTTTACACAACCAAGAAGATTTAGGAATACCACTTCCTTTTGAACCACCAATAAACATCACGAATGAAAAATTAAGAAAAGCATACCGAGTGATTGCCAAACTAAGGTCTTACTATCCAAGGCTTGTAAAACTCGACAGAGATCCATACCAAATGCACGTAGGTGCTCTCCGTTATTCCATGCACACTCTTTCCTTTGATGAGTGTAATCTTTGGCAAAAAAAAATGGGCGTTATATGCCAGTGGAAAACTCATTGA
- a CDS encoding LTA synthase family protein has product MVKQFFKPRFSDRLFFTYVSFGFLTLFFHRLLFFFVYSYRLEDIQFLLVLKAFLIGFRFDLVTVSILLVAFYLLSIWEYASKFQFYRNVWIVTPLILYPICILHLFADLLYFENANKHIGYEAIVFLGDLDVLVSSAWEEAPFKIVSFISFIFLYIFGIRYWFRKQKIGYQINLEEPIRFSIGKTVLWILFFFIGLRGGPQESPLRASEAIISDDAFINQIALNGIYTTINDFKSQAIPKHLKMNQGEMVSLVKEEIQFEGAEFLNDPEFPLVRKIQETPGKKPKNVVLVIQESWTGKFVWPVSDGMWLEKEVTPYYNQLAKKGHSFRKFYANGGRTSNALLSVLTSIPDRPGLTAIRTPQILSNFSGIGNIFSELGYETSFITGDDLKFDSLATILPHFGFKTLIGKEDFRKSGQYEIGAWGYDDEHLYSKALEEMDLYQTKKKPFLLTILTMTTHYPYKVPDKKYEIYDASVTDYDYLNTYHYSDSALEDFMKKVEKRKYFEDTLFVFVGDHTHHRYLTYYEDRMVPFLLYAPKFIKPKLDERIGSQLDVLPTILGLIGKETYFAGFGKNLLAPNVKSGSTYFAYGSACGWIDEEKILYQSVDGDTQFIFQMVPPYAEDPACNPNRTNCTKQTLKAKAFFNLSLELMNRNAVYPLEGSLRYTRK; this is encoded by the coding sequence ATGGTGAAACAGTTTTTCAAACCAAGATTTTCAGACCGTCTTTTTTTCACTTATGTAAGCTTTGGATTTTTGACTCTATTTTTTCACCGTCTATTGTTCTTCTTTGTTTACTCCTACCGCCTAGAGGACATTCAATTTTTACTCGTTCTAAAAGCATTTTTAATCGGTTTTCGATTTGATTTAGTAACCGTCTCTATTTTGTTAGTTGCTTTTTACCTTCTTTCGATTTGGGAATATGCATCTAAATTTCAATTTTATCGCAATGTATGGATCGTGACACCGCTCATTCTATATCCTATTTGTATTTTACATCTTTTTGCAGACCTATTGTATTTTGAAAATGCAAACAAACACATTGGATATGAGGCCATTGTTTTTTTAGGTGATTTGGATGTTCTTGTTTCCTCCGCTTGGGAAGAAGCTCCATTCAAAATCGTTTCCTTTATATCTTTCATTTTTCTATATATTTTTGGCATTCGGTATTGGTTTCGCAAACAAAAGATAGGTTACCAAATCAATTTAGAAGAACCAATTCGATTTTCGATTGGCAAAACCGTCTTATGGATTTTGTTTTTTTTTATAGGTTTACGTGGAGGTCCTCAAGAATCTCCACTCCGAGCAAGCGAAGCCATTATCTCCGATGATGCTTTCATCAACCAAATTGCATTAAATGGAATTTATACCACCATCAATGATTTCAAAAGCCAAGCCATTCCCAAACACCTAAAGATGAACCAGGGCGAAATGGTTTCCCTTGTGAAAGAGGAAATCCAATTCGAAGGTGCTGAATTTCTCAATGATCCAGAGTTTCCATTGGTACGAAAGATTCAAGAAACTCCAGGCAAAAAACCGAAGAATGTAGTTCTTGTAATCCAGGAATCTTGGACAGGTAAATTTGTTTGGCCAGTCTCTGATGGAATGTGGTTAGAGAAAGAAGTTACGCCTTATTACAATCAATTGGCGAAAAAAGGACATAGCTTCCGAAAATTTTATGCCAATGGAGGGCGAACCAGTAATGCTTTATTATCTGTGTTAACAAGCATTCCAGATCGACCAGGGCTCACCGCGATTCGAACACCACAAATTCTCAGCAACTTTTCTGGAATCGGAAACATATTTTCTGAGTTAGGTTATGAGACAAGTTTTATCACTGGCGATGATTTGAAGTTTGATAGTTTAGCGACAATATTACCACATTTTGGATTCAAAACATTGATTGGCAAAGAGGACTTTCGCAAATCAGGTCAATATGAAATTGGAGCCTGGGGATATGATGACGAACATCTGTATTCTAAAGCTTTGGAAGAAATGGATTTGTACCAAACAAAAAAGAAACCATTTCTTTTGACCATTTTAACAATGACCACACATTATCCTTACAAAGTTCCAGACAAGAAGTATGAAATTTATGATGCGAGTGTCACTGATTATGATTATTTAAACACCTATCATTATTCCGATTCTGCTTTGGAAGATTTTATGAAAAAGGTAGAAAAGAGAAAATACTTTGAAGATACTTTATTCGTATTTGTTGGAGATCATACCCACCATCGTTATTTGACTTATTATGAAGACAGAATGGTTCCCTTTTTGTTATATGCTCCAAAATTTATCAAACCAAAGTTAGATGAAAGAATTGGTTCACAATTAGATGTATTGCCAACTATATTAGGTCTCATCGGAAAAGAAACGTATTTTGCCGGATTTGGTAAAAACCTACTAGCACCCAATGTGAAATCAGGGAGTACTTATTTTGCGTATGGGAGTGCGTGCGGTTGGATCGATGAAGAAAAAATCTTATACCAGAGTGTGGACGGAGACACCCAATTTATCTTTCAAATGGTGCCTCCTTATGCCGAAGATCCAGCCTGCAATCCAAACCGTACAAATTGTACCAAACAAACTCTAAAAGCCAAAGCCTTTTTCAATTTGTCTTTGGAGTTAATGAATCGTAATGCTGTTTATCCTTTGGAAGGAAGTTTACGGTACACCAGGAAATGA
- a CDS encoding acetyl/propionyl/methylcrotonyl-CoA carboxylase subunit alpha: MKPIQKILIANRGEIAVRVIRTAKKMGIKTVAVFSEPDSQSLFVLSADEAYPLGGTDARSSYLNVDKVIEACLATGADAVHPGYGFLSENTDFAKKLEQNGIRFIGPKPHSIEAMGDKIGSRILVAKSGVPVVPGYEGESQEMSVFKKEADKIGYPVMAKASAGGGGKGMRRINSPEDLEAGILSAKREAMSAFGDDRILLEKYIVNPRHVEFQIFGDTKGNIIHLHERDCSLQRRHQKVVEETPAPNFPSSLKSKMAEAAVMAAKAVQYEGAGTVEFILGESGEFYFLEMNTRLQVEHPVTEMTTGLDLVEWQIRVCQGEPLPLLQTPTQKGHAMEVRIYAEDPKEGFLPSIGKIHHLFFPTREDLRIDSGVVSGSEITMYYDPMIAKLIVWGEDRQTAIERLIECLSETIVFGPKTNLQFLQKLVSTEAFAKGNVSTHFIADQETELLKENTKEELKYALAGYFFSSKQNLDPWNVER; this comes from the coding sequence ATGAAGCCAATCCAGAAAATACTGATCGCCAATCGTGGTGAAATTGCAGTACGAGTCATTCGCACTGCCAAAAAAATGGGGATTAAAACTGTTGCAGTTTTTTCAGAGCCAGATTCTCAAAGTTTGTTCGTTTTAAGTGCCGATGAGGCATATCCATTGGGGGGAACGGATGCTCGTTCTTCCTATTTGAATGTGGACAAAGTGATTGAGGCTTGTTTGGCCACTGGTGCGGATGCCGTTCACCCAGGTTATGGATTTTTATCAGAAAATACCGATTTTGCTAAGAAATTAGAACAAAATGGAATTCGATTCATTGGACCAAAACCACACTCAATCGAAGCAATGGGAGATAAGATCGGCTCACGCATATTAGTTGCTAAGAGTGGAGTGCCCGTTGTCCCAGGGTATGAAGGGGAATCCCAAGAAATGTCGGTTTTCAAAAAGGAAGCAGACAAAATCGGATACCCTGTGATGGCTAAAGCCAGTGCTGGTGGTGGTGGGAAAGGGATGCGCCGAATCAATTCACCCGAGGACTTGGAAGCTGGAATTTTGTCTGCCAAACGAGAGGCAATGTCTGCCTTTGGTGATGATCGAATTTTATTAGAAAAATACATTGTCAATCCAAGGCACGTAGAGTTTCAAATCTTTGGAGATACAAAAGGAAACATCATCCACCTTCACGAAAGAGATTGTTCCTTACAAAGAAGACACCAAAAGGTTGTCGAAGAAACTCCTGCGCCAAATTTCCCTTCCTCCTTAAAATCCAAAATGGCTGAGGCTGCTGTGATGGCAGCGAAAGCCGTACAATATGAAGGTGCTGGCACCGTAGAATTTATATTAGGTGAATCTGGTGAATTTTATTTTCTCGAGATGAACACTCGTTTGCAAGTGGAACATCCCGTCACCGAAATGACAACTGGATTAGATTTAGTGGAATGGCAAATTCGAGTCTGCCAGGGAGAACCTCTTCCTCTCCTGCAAACGCCGACGCAAAAAGGCCATGCCATGGAAGTTCGGATTTATGCGGAAGATCCTAAAGAAGGCTTTTTGCCTTCTATTGGGAAAATACACCATTTATTTTTCCCAACACGAGAAGACTTACGTATTGATTCTGGAGTAGTGTCTGGATCGGAGATTACCATGTATTACGATCCAATGATTGCTAAACTCATCGTATGGGGTGAAGACCGCCAAACAGCGATTGAACGACTCATCGAATGTTTATCTGAAACCATTGTATTTGGTCCTAAAACCAATTTACAGTTTTTGCAGAAATTGGTTTCCACGGAAGCATTTGCAAAAGGAAATGTTTCCACTCATTTCATAGCTGACCAGGAAACGGAGCTTTTGAAAGAGAACACGAAAGAAGAATTGAAATATGCGCTCGCTGGATACTTTTTTTCTTCCAAACAAAACTTAGATCCTTGGAACGTGGAGAGATAA
- a CDS encoding acetyl-CoA carboxylase biotin carboxyl carrier protein subunit, with the protein MDFLFETKTKPASVHVSGSWIRVRMGSHYFEVQADSLVDGRKSSEETLSTIKMKDGSLLKYFKIKNEIFFHWKGETWSAKLSERSYEMAGQTTPEIKSPMPGKVVQISTKVGSEHAVGETLLILEAMKMENAIKAPYPCRVEEIRKLQGELVQQDEVLLILHRIEVEKT; encoded by the coding sequence ATGGATTTTTTATTTGAAACAAAAACAAAACCAGCATCTGTCCATGTTAGTGGGAGTTGGATTCGGGTTCGTATGGGAAGTCATTATTTCGAAGTCCAAGCCGATTCTCTTGTGGATGGAAGAAAGTCCAGTGAGGAAACTCTTTCCACTATCAAAATGAAAGATGGATCTCTACTTAAATACTTCAAAATCAAAAATGAAATCTTCTTCCATTGGAAGGGAGAAACATGGAGTGCCAAACTCAGCGAAAGATCCTATGAAATGGCTGGCCAAACCACTCCTGAAATCAAAAGTCCGATGCCTGGCAAAGTAGTGCAAATCTCTACGAAGGTGGGAAGCGAACATGCTGTAGGGGAGACACTTCTGATCTTAGAGGCAATGAAAATGGAGAATGCAATCAAAGCTCCTTATCCTTGTCGTGTAGAGGAGATTAGGAAGTTACAGGGAGAGCTCGTCCAGCAAGACGAAGTGCTCTTAATTTTACACAGAATCGAAGTGGAAAAAACATAA
- a CDS encoding DUF5982 domain-containing protein, which yields MYNSILRSFLLLLFFSLVSGVSAQDRQPRTDLPFEISEKKRLSERDFKNKKEGGYFTGLPLINSDPNVGIGYGARVLYFYNGNRTSPLFEYTPYRVRIFAQYFNTTKRAPYHQLSLDAPYIFDTKWRLRADLIYERNPNSLYFGIGEGTLQPLSYLERNDPSGRIRRNAPFSDYEDNLSYRRQGDAGVGEAPIVSDNRYNRYDIENPNFSMSGEYSFFGGTLRTVTGVRLSRQIIRRFDGVNNNALLGPADGILGLLDIDRTIATPQGETKLTRDDKDGKIIGVNGGYTNTVRAGIVYDTRDFEPDPNRGLFLEYTHERSTKAIGSTTEFNKNLVSGRIFLSPVTWFTNKPPEILEKFVLAARGAMVQTNGDAPFYEYRNMWGTEVNQSGLGGRTTIRGYKQDRFVGQTMAYANFEIRWKFAEAEFGGQHFDFQLVPFYDVGRVWDRTQDANLKNYKHSRGLGLRIPWNQATVIYIDHAISSEDRQTFINFNHIF from the coding sequence ATGTACAATTCTATTTTGAGAAGTTTTTTACTTCTGTTATTTTTTTCCCTGGTTTCGGGTGTTTCTGCACAGGACAGACAACCTCGAACCGACCTTCCGTTTGAAATCTCAGAAAAAAAGAGATTGAGTGAACGTGATTTTAAAAACAAAAAAGAGGGTGGTTATTTTACAGGACTTCCGCTCATCAACTCAGATCCAAACGTAGGGATTGGGTATGGGGCAAGGGTTTTGTATTTTTACAATGGAAACCGAACTTCCCCTCTTTTCGAATACACACCATACCGCGTCAGGATTTTTGCTCAGTATTTTAATACAACGAAACGAGCGCCATACCACCAATTAAGTTTAGATGCACCGTATATCTTTGACACAAAGTGGCGATTACGGGCAGATTTGATTTATGAAAGAAACCCAAATTCCCTTTACTTTGGAATCGGCGAGGGAACACTCCAACCCCTTTCGTATTTAGAGCGAAACGATCCAAGTGGTCGCATTCGTAGAAATGCACCGTTTTCAGACTACGAAGACAATTTAAGTTACAGAAGACAAGGAGATGCCGGTGTTGGGGAAGCTCCCATTGTCAGTGACAATCGTTACAATCGTTATGACATTGAAAATCCTAACTTCAGTATGTCGGGTGAATATTCCTTCTTTGGCGGAACACTTCGAACGGTTACGGGAGTTCGTTTATCCAGACAAATCATTCGTAGATTTGATGGTGTAAATAACAACGCTCTCCTTGGACCTGCTGATGGAATCCTTGGACTCTTAGACATTGATCGAACGATTGCAACTCCACAGGGAGAAACCAAATTAACTCGTGATGACAAAGACGGAAAAATCATTGGTGTCAATGGTGGTTATACCAACACAGTTCGTGCTGGTATTGTATATGACACTCGTGACTTTGAGCCAGACCCTAACAGAGGTTTATTCTTAGAATACACTCATGAACGATCCACAAAAGCAATTGGTTCCACTACTGAGTTTAACAAAAACTTAGTTTCAGGACGTATTTTCTTAAGTCCAGTGACTTGGTTTACTAATAAACCTCCGGAAATTTTAGAAAAATTCGTACTCGCTGCTCGTGGTGCGATGGTTCAAACCAACGGGGATGCGCCATTTTACGAATATCGTAATATGTGGGGAACAGAAGTAAACCAATCGGGTCTTGGTGGTAGAACTACCATCCGTGGTTACAAACAAGATCGTTTTGTCGGTCAAACGATGGCCTATGCAAACTTTGAAATTCGATGGAAGTTCGCGGAAGCTGAGTTTGGAGGCCAACATTTTGACTTTCAATTGGTTCCGTTTTATGACGTGGGACGTGTTTGGGATCGTACGCAAGATGCCAACCTCAAGAATTATAAACACTCTAGGGGTCTCGGTTTAAGAATTCCTTGGAACCAAGCAACTGTTATCTACATCGATCACGCAATATCGAGCGAAGATAGACAAACATTTATCAACTTTAACCACATATTCTAA
- a CDS encoding DUF1566 domain-containing protein has product MKKLHYCFALLALSLFINCEMKPVEDVFGLSPEETNQLLAGLIANQSLRDNGNGTITDTITNLIWQKCTHGQVYRSGFNDCLGAPQGSIFNPNDVNRAGALPVAFCDSRTHACNSIGFPQVIQGFSSIGILGTSELYAACENSNFLGAKWRVPNPLEFQRLVVPGRAATLQFFPSTQEEDYWTAWSNQDDLPGETAFAISFDRQSYGVQRSVVKTQRNYVRCVRQGP; this is encoded by the coding sequence ATGAAAAAACTTCATTACTGTTTTGCTCTTTTGGCTTTATCTTTGTTCATCAACTGTGAAATGAAACCAGTCGAAGATGTCTTCGGATTAAGCCCAGAAGAAACCAACCAACTCCTCGCTGGTCTCATTGCAAACCAAAGTTTGCGTGACAACGGCAATGGAACGATCACTGACACGATCACCAATTTGATTTGGCAAAAATGTACGCATGGCCAAGTTTACCGATCTGGATTTAACGATTGTTTGGGGGCACCGCAAGGTTCTATTTTTAACCCCAACGACGTGAACCGAGCTGGCGCACTTCCAGTTGCCTTTTGTGATTCCAGAACCCATGCTTGTAATTCCATTGGCTTTCCTCAAGTCATCCAAGGTTTTTCTTCGATTGGAATCTTAGGAACCAGTGAACTTTACGCGGCCTGTGAAAATAGCAATTTCCTCGGTGCGAAATGGAGAGTTCCTAACCCACTTGAATTCCAAAGATTGGTGGTTCCTGGACGTGCCGCAACATTGCAGTTTTTCCCTTCGACCCAAGAAGAGGACTACTGGACTGCCTGGTCCAACCAGGATGATCTCCCTGGCGAAACAGCGTTTGCGATCTCATTTGACCGCCAATCCTATGGTGTGCAACGATCGGTTGTGAAAACGCAAAGGAATTATGTCCGCTGTGTAAGACAGGGGCCGTAA